A window from Raphanus sativus cultivar WK10039 unplaced genomic scaffold, ASM80110v3 Scaffold0494, whole genome shotgun sequence encodes these proteins:
- the LOC108831220 gene encoding uncharacterized protein LOC108831220 isoform X2 codes for MEDDGRDAHQLDLENADRHVWLMKSPVVVSKTWEKLTPPSSSSFSSYSSPGLTSLAKVVESVNPLQPEPEFNMEMVGAEYGNMPKSYSLNMFKDFVPMSVLSAVDLEENPAAEGTIEQKFDMKPQGEDIEEYARLCRERTSRSMVKNRQIQVIDNDRGVHMRFLPGLPNLLSSNSREKRKAVPVKQTDVKRTRRDRGELEGIMFNLFEGQPNWTLKQLVQKTDQPAQFLKEILNELCVYNKRGSNQGTYELKPEYKKAGEDDTGGQ; via the exons ATGGAAGACGATGGAAGAGACGCTCATCAACTCGATTTGGAAAACGCAGATCGACATGTTTGGTTGATGAAGAGTCCTGTTGTTGTCTCCAAGACCTGGGAGAAGCTCACTCCCCCTTCTTCATCCTCGTTTTCTTCGTATTCTTCCCCTGGACTCACCAGTTTGGCCAAGGTTGTTGAATCCGTTAATCCTCTACAGCCCGAGCCCGAG TTCAACATGGAGATGGTGGGTGCTGAGTATGGGAACATGCCAAAGAGCTACTCTTTGAACATGTTTAAAGACTTTGTTCCAATGTCTGTCTTATCCGCTGTCGATCTCGAAG AGAATCCAGCTGCTGAAGGAACGATAGAACAAAAATTCGACATGAAGCCACAGGGAGAAGACATTGAAGAGTATGCAAGGCTTTGTCGAGAGAGAACAAGCAGATCCATGGTTAAGAACCGACAGATCCAG GTTATTGATAATGACCGTGGAGTACATATGAGGTTTTTGCCTGGATTGCCTAATTTGCTTTCCTCCAATTCAAgg GAAAAGAGGAAAGCTGTCCCAGTCAAGCAAACAGATGTGAAGAGGACGAGGAGAGATCGTGGTGAGCTCGAAGGCATAATGTTCAACCTATTCGAAGGACAACCAAACTGGACCTTGAAGCAGCTAGTACAGAAGACTGACCAACCAGCGCAGTTTTTGAAAGAGATACTAAACGAGCTTTGCGTTTACAATAAGCGAGGATCGAACCAAGGGACTTATGAGCTTAAGCCAGAATACAAGAAAGCTGGTGAAGATGATACAGGTGGACAGTAA
- the LOC108831220 gene encoding transcription initiation factor IIF subunit beta isoform X1, protein MEDDGRDAHQLDLENADRHVWLMKSPVVVSKTWEKLTPPSSSSFSSYSSPGLTSLAKVVESVNPLQPEPEFNMEMVGAEYGNMPKSYSLNMFKDFVPMSVLSAVDLEENPAAEGTIEQKFDMKPQGEDIEEYARLCRERTSRSMVKNRQIQVIDNDRGVHMRFLPGLPNLLSSNSRQEKRKAVPVKQTDVKRTRRDRGELEGIMFNLFEGQPNWTLKQLVQKTDQPAQFLKEILNELCVYNKRGSNQGTYELKPEYKKAGEDDTGGQ, encoded by the exons ATGGAAGACGATGGAAGAGACGCTCATCAACTCGATTTGGAAAACGCAGATCGACATGTTTGGTTGATGAAGAGTCCTGTTGTTGTCTCCAAGACCTGGGAGAAGCTCACTCCCCCTTCTTCATCCTCGTTTTCTTCGTATTCTTCCCCTGGACTCACCAGTTTGGCCAAGGTTGTTGAATCCGTTAATCCTCTACAGCCCGAGCCCGAG TTCAACATGGAGATGGTGGGTGCTGAGTATGGGAACATGCCAAAGAGCTACTCTTTGAACATGTTTAAAGACTTTGTTCCAATGTCTGTCTTATCCGCTGTCGATCTCGAAG AGAATCCAGCTGCTGAAGGAACGATAGAACAAAAATTCGACATGAAGCCACAGGGAGAAGACATTGAAGAGTATGCAAGGCTTTGTCGAGAGAGAACAAGCAGATCCATGGTTAAGAACCGACAGATCCAG GTTATTGATAATGACCGTGGAGTACATATGAGGTTTTTGCCTGGATTGCCTAATTTGCTTTCCTCCAATTCAAgg CAGGAAAAGAGGAAAGCTGTCCCAGTCAAGCAAACAGATGTGAAGAGGACGAGGAGAGATCGTGGTGAGCTCGAAGGCATAATGTTCAACCTATTCGAAGGACAACCAAACTGGACCTTGAAGCAGCTAGTACAGAAGACTGACCAACCAGCGCAGTTTTTGAAAGAGATACTAAACGAGCTTTGCGTTTACAATAAGCGAGGATCGAACCAAGGGACTTATGAGCTTAAGCCAGAATACAAGAAAGCTGGTGAAGATGATACAGGTGGACAGTAA